The following coding sequences are from one Saccopteryx bilineata isolate mSacBil1 chromosome 3, mSacBil1_pri_phased_curated, whole genome shotgun sequence window:
- the KLK15 gene encoding kallikrein-15 isoform X2 has product MWLLIFSFLLTSAEAQDSSGKGGEECVPHSQPWQVALFERGRFNCGASLLSRNWVLSAAHCQTRNIRVRLGEHNLRKRDGTEQLRAVARVIPHPHYEVRSHRHDLMLLRLTRPAHLSPQVRPVALPTHCPQPVNLPDTLHCANISIISSASCNKDYPGHLMDTMVCAGVEGGGTDSCEGDSGGPLVCGGTLQGIVSWGDVPCDSTTKPGVYTKVCSYLEWIRDTMKRN; this is encoded by the exons ATGTGGCTTCTCATCTTCTCCTTCCTGCTGACGTCTGCAG AGGCCCAGGACAGCAGCGGCAAGGGAGGTGAGGAGTGTGTGCCCCACTCCCAGCCTTGGCAGGTAGCCCTCTTCGAGCGCGGGCGCTTCAACTGCGGCGCCTCCCTCCTCTCCCGAAACTGGGTGCTGTCTGCGGCGCACTGCCAAACCCG CAACATAAGAGTGCGCCTGGGCGAGCACAACCTGCGCAAGCGTGACGGCACGGAGCAGCTGCGGGCTGTTGCGCGCGTCATCCCACACCCGCACTACGAAGTGCGCAGCCATCGCCACGACCTGATGCTGCTGCGTCTAACCCGGCCCGCGCACCTCTCCCCACAAGTGCGCCCCGTGGCCCTGCCTACGCATTGTCCCCAACCGG TGAACCTCCCAGATACGTTGCATTGCGCCAACATCAGCATTATCTCGTCCGCATCTTGTAACAAGGACTACCCGGGACACCTGATGGACACTATGGTGTGTGCAGGTGTGGAAGGCGGAGGCACGGACTCCTGTGAG GGTGACTCTGGTGGACCTCTAGTCTGTGGGGGCACCCTGCAGGGCATTGTGTCCTGGGGTGATGTCCCTTGTGACAGTACTACCAAGCCTGGTGTCTATACCAAAGTGTGCAGCTACTTGGAGTGGATTAGAGACACCATGAAGAGGAACTGA
- the KLK15 gene encoding kallikrein-15 isoform X1, with amino-acid sequence MWLLIFSFLLTSAEAQDSSGKGGEECVPHSQPWQVALFERGRFNCGASLLSRNWVLSAAHCQTRNIRVRLGEHNLRKRDGTEQLRAVARVIPHPHYEVRSHRHDLMLLRLTRPAHLSPQVRPVALPTHCPQPGESCVVSGWGLVSDHESGTPGSSKSQVNLPDTLHCANISIISSASCNKDYPGHLMDTMVCAGVEGGGTDSCEGDSGGPLVCGGTLQGIVSWGDVPCDSTTKPGVYTKVCSYLEWIRDTMKRN; translated from the exons ATGTGGCTTCTCATCTTCTCCTTCCTGCTGACGTCTGCAG AGGCCCAGGACAGCAGCGGCAAGGGAGGTGAGGAGTGTGTGCCCCACTCCCAGCCTTGGCAGGTAGCCCTCTTCGAGCGCGGGCGCTTCAACTGCGGCGCCTCCCTCCTCTCCCGAAACTGGGTGCTGTCTGCGGCGCACTGCCAAACCCG CAACATAAGAGTGCGCCTGGGCGAGCACAACCTGCGCAAGCGTGACGGCACGGAGCAGCTGCGGGCTGTTGCGCGCGTCATCCCACACCCGCACTACGAAGTGCGCAGCCATCGCCACGACCTGATGCTGCTGCGTCTAACCCGGCCCGCGCACCTCTCCCCACAAGTGCGCCCCGTGGCCCTGCCTACGCATTGTCCCCAACCGGGTGAGTCCTGCGTGGTGTCCGGCTGGGGCCTGGTGTCTGACCACGAATCTGGGACCCCAGGAAGCTCAAAGTCACAAG TGAACCTCCCAGATACGTTGCATTGCGCCAACATCAGCATTATCTCGTCCGCATCTTGTAACAAGGACTACCCGGGACACCTGATGGACACTATGGTGTGTGCAGGTGTGGAAGGCGGAGGCACGGACTCCTGTGAG GGTGACTCTGGTGGACCTCTAGTCTGTGGGGGCACCCTGCAGGGCATTGTGTCCTGGGGTGATGTCCCTTGTGACAGTACTACCAAGCCTGGTGTCTATACCAAAGTGTGCAGCTACTTGGAGTGGATTAGAGACACCATGAAGAGGAACTGA
- the KLK1 gene encoding kallikrein-1, protein MWFLVLCLALSLAGTGAAPPIQSRIIGGWECEKNSHPWQAALYHFNTFMCGGVLVHPRWVLTAAHCINDNYQLWLGRHNLYEQEETAQYVRVRESFPHPQYNLSVLQNHTTYPGEDYSYDIMLLHLEEPAEITEAVKVLDLPTQEPQMGSICYASGWGSIEPYNFKYPEALQCVDLKILPNQECEKAHPQVVSDVMLCAGHLEGGKDTCAGDSGGPLICDGVLQAITSWGHTPCGRPKKPGVFAKLMPLLDWIKETMAANP, encoded by the exons ATGTGGTTCCTGGTCCTGTGCCTTGCCCTGTCCCTGGCGGGGACTG GCGCTGCGCCCCCCATCCAGTCCCGGATCATAGGAGGCTGGGAGTGTGAGAAGAATTCCCATCCCTGGCAGGCAGCACTGTACCATTTTAACACCTTCATGTGCGGAGGCGTCCTGGTGCACCCCCGCTGGGTGCTCACAGCTGCCCACTGCATAAACGA CAATTACCAGCTCTGGCTGGGGCGCCACAACCTGTATGAGCAAGAAGAGACCGCGCAGTACGTCCGGGTCAGAGAGAGCTTCCCACACCCTCAATACAACCTGAGCGTCCTGCAGAACCACACCACCTATCCGGGGGAGGACTACAGCTACGACATCATGCTGCTCCACCTGGAAGAGCCCGCCGAGATCACAGAGGCTGTGAAGGTCCTGGACCTGCCCACCCAGGAACCCCAAATGGGGAGCATCTGCTATGCCTCCGGCTGGGGCAGCATCGAACCATATAACT TCAAGTACCCAGAAGCTCTCCAGTGCGTGGACCTCAAAATCCTGCCCAACCAGGAGTGTGAAAAAGCGCACCCCCAGGTGGTGTCAGATGTCATGCTGTGTGCCGGACACCTGGAGGGTGGCAAGGACACCTGCGCG GGTGACTCAGGGGGCCCGCTGATCTGCGACGGTGTATTGCAAGCAATCACGTCATGGGGCCACACCCCGTGCGGCCGACCCAAAAAGCCCGGTGTCTTCGCCAAACTCATGCCGCTTCTGGACTGGATCAAGGAGACCATGGCAGCCAACCCCTGA